In the genome of Falsirhodobacter halotolerans, one region contains:
- a CDS encoding 5-aminolevulic acid synthase yields the protein MKYLALALLIATPAAAQTTLTDVRGMLYPRAGIDVEILPKDYLPADQAALLRTVGVQQPYYGAIAISPAEGIMTEATVAAANYHTTDAAATAALRDCNAKRKAERACEVVGYIRPAGWQQQPVQLSQAATAAFLNDFRGEGPKAFAISPSTGEWGLAKGAGAADAAIAECGAGCRVILQN from the coding sequence ATGAAATACCTTGCCCTTGCGCTTCTGATCGCCACCCCCGCCGCCGCGCAGACCACGCTGACGGACGTGCGCGGGATGCTCTACCCTCGGGCGGGCATCGACGTCGAGATCCTGCCCAAGGACTATCTGCCCGCCGATCAGGCCGCGCTTCTGCGCACGGTGGGCGTGCAGCAGCCCTATTACGGCGCGATTGCGATTTCGCCCGCCGAAGGGATCATGACCGAGGCCACGGTGGCGGCGGCCAACTATCACACGACCGACGCCGCCGCGACCGCCGCCCTGCGCGACTGCAACGCCAAGCGCAAGGCCGAGCGGGCGTGCGAAGTCGTGGGCTATATCCGGCCCGCAGGCTGGCAGCAGCAGCCGGTGCAACTGTCGCAGGCCGCGACCGCCGCCTTCCTGAACGATTTCCGGGGCGAGGGGCCGAAGGCCTTCGCCATCTCCCCCTCCACCGGCGAATGGGGTCTGGCCAAGGGCGCGGGGGCGGCGGATGCGGCCATCGCCGAATGCGGCGCGGGCTGCCGGGTCATCCTTCAGAACTGA
- a CDS encoding M20/M25/M40 family metallo-hydrolase — MTLQSVLDTIDRDLPQATERLLDLLRIPSISTDPAFKGDCDRAADWLVADLAELGFDARKAVTPGHPMVVAHSGTEGPHVLFYGHYDVQPVDPLSLWDRDPFDPQVEETAKGRVIRGRGSSDDKGQLMTFIEACRAWKAVHGTLPGRITIFLEGEEESGSPSLIPFMKENADELRADIALICDTGLFESRTPAIVTMLRGLAKCEVTVHAANKDLHSGMFGGLAINPIRVLTRILGGLHDDTGAVAVPGFYDGVKELPDAMRQQWQALAFDHASFLGDVDLSVPAGEQDRTPLEMIWSRPTAEINGIWGGYTGAGFKTVLPADAHAKISFRLVPGQDPDAVMAAFEAWFTPQLPADCAAEFKDVNGSPAGEMQISHPAFEKARLALSDEWEVPAAYVGCGGSIPIAGYFQTYLGMDAMLIGFGKDDDQIHSPNEKYDLDSFHKGIRSWARILDRLM; from the coding sequence ATGACGCTTCAATCGGTTCTGGACACCATCGACCGCGACCTGCCGCAGGCGACGGAACGGCTGCTGGACCTGCTGCGCATCCCCTCCATCTCCACCGATCCGGCGTTCAAGGGCGATTGCGACCGGGCGGCGGACTGGCTGGTGGCCGATCTGGCCGAGCTGGGATTCGACGCGCGCAAGGCCGTCACGCCGGGGCATCCGATGGTCGTGGCCCATTCGGGGACCGAAGGCCCGCATGTCCTGTTCTATGGCCATTACGACGTGCAGCCGGTCGATCCGCTGTCGCTGTGGGACCGCGATCCCTTCGACCCGCAGGTGGAGGAGACGGCCAAGGGTCGCGTGATCCGCGGGCGCGGGTCGTCCGACGACAAGGGCCAGCTCATGACCTTCATCGAGGCCTGCCGCGCGTGGAAGGCCGTGCACGGCACCCTGCCCGGCCGCATCACCATCTTCCTTGAGGGGGAGGAGGAATCCGGCTCCCCCTCGCTCATCCCGTTCATGAAGGAGAACGCGGACGAGTTGCGCGCCGACATCGCCCTGATCTGCGACACGGGCCTGTTCGAATCCCGCACCCCCGCCATCGTCACCATGCTGCGCGGGCTGGCGAAATGCGAAGTGACGGTCCACGCCGCCAACAAGGACTTGCATTCGGGCATGTTCGGCGGGCTTGCGATCAACCCGATCCGCGTGCTCACCCGCATTCTGGGCGGCCTGCACGATGACACGGGCGCGGTGGCGGTGCCCGGATTCTATGACGGGGTGAAGGAACTGCCCGACGCGATGCGCCAGCAATGGCAGGCGCTGGCCTTCGATCACGCGTCCTTCCTTGGCGACGTGGACCTGTCGGTCCCCGCCGGCGAACAGGACCGCACCCCGTTGGAGATGATCTGGTCCCGCCCCACGGCGGAGATCAACGGCATCTGGGGCGGCTATACCGGCGCGGGGTTCAAGACCGTGCTGCCCGCCGACGCCCATGCCAAGATCAGCTTCCGTCTGGTGCCCGGCCAGGACCCCGACGCCGTCATGGCCGCGTTCGAGGCATGGTTCACCCCCCAGCTTCCCGCCGATTGCGCGGCGGAGTTCAAGGACGTCAACGGATCCCCGGCGGGCGAAATGCAGATCAGCCATCCGGCCTTCGAGAAGGCCCGCCTTGCGCTGTCGGACGAATGGGAGGTGCCCGCCGCCTATGTCGGCTGTGGCGGGTCGATCCCCATCGCGGGATATTTCCAGACCTATCTGGGGATGGACGCCATGCTGATCGGGTTTGGCAAGGATGACGACCAGATCCATTCCCCGAACGAAAAATACGACCTGGACAGCTTCCACAAGGGCATCCGCTCCTGGGCACGGATCCTCGACCGGCTGATGTGA
- a CDS encoding cation diffusion facilitator family transporter: MRTEQDILRLSIMVTFALAAFGVGFGIWTGSSSIIFDGVYTTLDASMTVLALLVSRLITDSLSESARARLVQHFTMGFWHLEPIVLGLSGTLLIVASGYALLTAISDILSGGRALEFGHAVIYAVIAGVVAAAMALFGHRQNRSIGSAFLALDVKAWTISAGLTSALLVAFVFGWLIQGTRLEWLSPYVDPAALALVCLIVLPMPIPTVRGALADILLVTPRDLREEVEGVAQQIVDQYGFLDYRAYVARVGRGRQIELYFIVPTGTPPRALEEWDAIRDEIAPLIEGRGPDRWLTIAFTTDLNWAT; the protein is encoded by the coding sequence ATGCGCACCGAACAGGACATCCTGCGCCTGTCCATCATGGTGACCTTCGCCCTGGCCGCATTCGGCGTGGGCTTCGGCATCTGGACGGGATCATCGTCGATCATCTTCGACGGCGTCTATACCACGCTGGACGCCAGCATGACGGTGCTGGCCCTTCTGGTGTCGCGGCTGATCACCGATTCCCTGTCCGAAAGCGCCCGCGCGCGGCTGGTGCAGCATTTCACCATGGGCTTCTGGCATCTGGAGCCGATCGTGCTGGGCCTCAGCGGAACGCTGCTGATCGTCGCCTCGGGCTATGCGCTGCTGACGGCGATCAGCGACATCCTGTCGGGTGGGCGGGCATTGGAATTCGGCCATGCCGTGATCTATGCCGTCATCGCCGGGGTGGTGGCCGCCGCCATGGCCCTGTTCGGGCACCGTCAGAACAGGAGCATCGGATCGGCCTTTCTTGCGCTGGACGTGAAGGCCTGGACGATTTCGGCGGGGCTGACCTCGGCCTTGCTGGTCGCGTTCGTCTTCGGCTGGCTTATTCAGGGGACGCGGCTGGAATGGCTGTCACCCTATGTCGATCCGGCCGCCTTGGCGCTGGTGTGCCTGATCGTGCTGCCCATGCCCATCCCCACCGTGCGCGGGGCGCTGGCCGACATCCTCCTCGTCACCCCGCGCGACCTGCGCGAGGAGGTGGAGGGCGTGGCCCAGCAGATCGTCGATCAATACGGGTTTCTGGATTACCGCGCCTACGTCGCGCGGGTCGGGCGCGGGCGCCAGATCGAGCTGTATTTCATCGTCCCCACCGGAACGCCCCCCCGCGCGCTGGAGGAATGGGACGCGATCCGCGACGAGATCGCCCCCCTGATCGAAGGTCGGGGGCCGGACCGCTGGCTGACCATCGCCTTCACGACCGATCTGAACTGGGCCACGTAG
- a CDS encoding protein adenylyltransferase SelO, whose translation MTQIRLTHHYADALPDLVTPWQGANVPGPKILRMNRALADRLGLADASPQMLAGMEVPEGAHPVAQVYAGHQFGGYSPRLGDGRALLLGEVARDGVLTDVALKGSGRTPYSRGADGKAALGPVLREYLMAQAMTGLGIPTTGALAVVTTGESVWREDGPLPGAILVRTAASHLRVGTFQYAAANGDVQALADYAIARHYPHRAGDYAGFFADVAARQAELIAKWMLVGFVHGVMNTDNMTISGETIDYGPCAFMEAYAPGVVFSSIDRQGRYAYGHQPMILGWNLARLAEAILPLIDTDESQAIARATGILEGVAAQYQAAWLSGMRAKLGLAGEETGDLALAEDFLRGIEGADWTLSFRDLGRDMDGFRSRLMADGWLEGWLPRWQARQDDGSANRMRAANPLFIPRNHRVEEALAAAHAGDMGPFDRLTQVLQRPFDDQPEHEALAQPAPADFGPYRTFCGT comes from the coding sequence ATGACCCAGATCCGTTTGACCCATCATTACGCCGACGCCCTTCCCGACCTTGTCACCCCGTGGCAAGGCGCGAACGTTCCGGGTCCCAAGATCCTGCGGATGAACCGCGCGCTGGCGGACCGCCTTGGGTTGGCCGACGCCTCGCCGCAGATGCTGGCGGGGATGGAGGTTCCCGAGGGCGCGCATCCCGTGGCGCAGGTCTATGCCGGACACCAGTTCGGCGGCTATTCCCCCCGGCTGGGCGATGGGCGCGCGCTTTTGCTGGGCGAGGTGGCGCGCGACGGGGTGCTGACCGACGTCGCGCTGAAGGGGTCGGGGCGGACGCCCTATTCCCGTGGGGCGGATGGCAAGGCGGCATTGGGGCCGGTGCTGCGCGAATATCTGATGGCGCAGGCCATGACGGGGCTTGGCATCCCCACGACCGGAGCCTTGGCCGTGGTGACGACGGGCGAGTCGGTGTGGCGCGAGGACGGGCCGCTGCCGGGGGCGATTCTGGTGCGGACGGCGGCGAGCCATCTGCGCGTCGGCACGTTCCAGTATGCGGCGGCGAACGGCGATGTGCAGGCCTTGGCCGATTACGCCATCGCACGGCATTATCCGCATCGGGCGGGGGATTACGCGGGGTTCTTCGCCGATGTCGCCGCGCGGCAGGCGGAGTTGATCGCGAAATGGATGCTGGTGGGATTTGTCCATGGGGTCATGAACACCGACAACATGACCATATCGGGCGAGACGATCGATTACGGGCCATGCGCGTTCATGGAGGCCTATGCGCCGGGGGTGGTGTTTTCCAGCATCGACCGGCAGGGGCGGTATGCCTATGGCCACCAGCCGATGATCCTGGGGTGGAACCTTGCGCGGTTGGCCGAGGCGATTCTGCCGCTGATCGACACCGACGAATCGCAGGCCATCGCGCGGGCGACCGGGATACTGGAGGGCGTGGCGGCGCAGTATCAGGCGGCCTGGCTGTCGGGAATGCGGGCCAAGCTGGGTCTGGCGGGCGAGGAGACGGGCGATCTAGCGCTGGCCGAGGACTTTCTGCGCGGGATCGAAGGGGCCGACTGGACGCTGTCCTTCCGCGATCTGGGGCGGGACATGGACGGGTTCCGTTCGCGCCTGATGGCCGATGGGTGGCTGGAGGGCTGGCTTCCCCGCTGGCAGGCGCGGCAGGACGACGGCTCGGCCAACCGGATGCGGGCGGCGAATCCGCTGTTTATCCCGCGCAACCATCGGGTGGAGGAGGCGCTGGCCGCCGCCCATGCGGGCGACATGGGGCCGTTCGACCGCCTGACGCAGGTGTTGCAGCGCCCGTTCGACGACCAGCCGGAGCACGAGGCGCTGGCCCAGCCTGCACCTGCGGATTTCGGCCCCTATCGCACCTTTTGCGGAACGTGA
- a CDS encoding N-acetylmuramidase family protein: MTHRFQGRAVRLNDYDLPEIGALIGVGEDEIRAVIEVETAGGGFDAKGRPRMLFEPHVFWRELPEAKRRGAERAGLAYPKWGEKPYPRDSYPRLVMAMMLDPVAALRSCSWGLGQIMGFNHKAAGYPTAQAMVAAFMDSEPAQLEAMVRFIQSEGLDDELRRHDWSAFARGYNGAGYARHGYHTRLAAAYAKWAKVPDLVAS; encoded by the coding sequence ATGACACACCGCTTTCAGGGCCGCGCGGTGCGGCTGAACGACTACGATCTGCCGGAGATCGGCGCGCTGATCGGCGTGGGCGAGGACGAAATCCGCGCCGTGATCGAGGTGGAGACGGCGGGCGGCGGGTTCGACGCCAAGGGCCGCCCGCGCATGTTGTTCGAGCCGCATGTCTTCTGGCGCGAACTGCCCGAGGCCAAGCGCCGTGGGGCGGAACGGGCGGGCCTTGCCTATCCCAAATGGGGGGAGAAGCCCTATCCGCGCGACAGCTATCCCCGCCTGGTCATGGCGATGATGCTGGATCCGGTGGCGGCACTGCGGTCCTGTTCCTGGGGTCTGGGGCAGATCATGGGGTTCAACCACAAGGCCGCCGGATACCCGACCGCGCAGGCGATGGTCGCGGCCTTCATGGATTCGGAGCCGGCCCAGCTTGAGGCGATGGTGCGGTTCATCCAGTCCGAGGGGCTGGATGACGAACTGCGCCGCCATGACTGGTCGGCCTTTGCGCGGGGCTATAACGGCGCAGGCTACGCCAGACACGGATACCACACGCGGTTGGCGGCGGCTTATGCGAAATGGGCGAAGGTGCCCGATCTGGTGGCGTCATGA
- the lipB gene encoding lipoyl(octanoyl) transferase LipB → MEWTHLPGRADYAATLAAMEERVARIAAGDAPEAVWLLEHPPLYTAGTSADPQDLVAPDRFPVFAAGRGGQYTYHGPGQRVAYVMLDLGARGRDVRKFVCALEGWVIATLAEFGVRGERREGRVGVWVARPDLPPTATGAVREDKIAAIGVKLRRWISFHGISINVEPDLAHFDGIVPCGIRDHGVTSLVDLGLPVTMADVDAALMATFPDHFPKAAR, encoded by the coding sequence ATGGAATGGACCCATCTTCCCGGCCGGGCGGATTATGCGGCAACCCTTGCCGCGATGGAGGAACGGGTCGCCCGCATCGCCGCCGGTGACGCACCCGAGGCGGTCTGGCTCTTGGAGCATCCGCCCCTCTATACCGCCGGCACCTCGGCCGACCCCCAGGATCTTGTGGCCCCCGACCGTTTCCCCGTCTTCGCGGCCGGGCGTGGCGGGCAATACACCTATCACGGGCCGGGGCAGAGGGTCGCCTATGTGATGCTGGATCTGGGCGCCCGCGGACGCGACGTGCGCAAATTCGTCTGCGCGCTGGAGGGCTGGGTCATCGCCACCCTCGCCGAATTCGGTGTGCGGGGCGAACGGCGCGAGGGGCGCGTCGGCGTCTGGGTCGCCCGCCCCGATCTTCCCCCGACCGCGACCGGCGCCGTGCGCGAAGACAAGATCGCGGCCATCGGCGTCAAGCTGCGCCGCTGGATCAGCTTTCACGGCATCTCCATCAATGTCGAACCCGATCTGGCCCATTTCGACGGCATCGTGCCCTGCGGCATTCGCGATCACGGCGTCACGAGCCTTGTCGATCTGGGCCTGCCGGTCACCATGGCGGATGTGGATGCGGCCCTGATGGCCACCTTTCCCGATCATTTTCCGAAGGCCGCGCGATGA
- a CDS encoding cbb3-type cytochrome c oxidase subunit I has product MTALLTTDPRRIALAHTALALVAGALALAAVLILRATPTLADALSLAHGAILTVFVTLPVLFCGLGLWRMAVMIGAPGLAYPRAANLGAWLHGASLPTGAASLLLADARLALAALALMATCLMIGAFNAIATFLNMRAPGVTLAKAAPLAWATSLTGMVILTALPVMMAAAMDPVPSLPALRDIVWVTGQPHLTALCLLTLGVASSLLPPPRRRALAQGSLGMIAALGLVLWLQQVLNTGPMPDAQAMFRLTILIAAPFALLFAGAGWGLPRGPQAVWIIGMIAATAAGLLPLAEDMTARLHGILGLASVFATFGATMLWFPALTGRHLPPRMAYGQAVAMVAGGLLTLLPAAQPMATIGMALMTGAFMAFLGMAAWALAFGPRAPTETAEARSAAPQIS; this is encoded by the coding sequence ATGACCGCCCTGCTGACCACCGATCCCCGGCGAATCGCCCTTGCTCATACCGCGCTGGCGTTGGTGGCGGGCGCGCTGGCCTTGGCGGCGGTCCTGATCCTGCGCGCCACCCCGACCCTTGCCGATGCGCTGAGCCTGGCCCATGGCGCAATCCTGACCGTATTCGTGACGTTGCCGGTTCTGTTCTGCGGGCTGGGCCTCTGGCGCATGGCGGTGATGATCGGCGCGCCGGGCCTCGCCTATCCCCGCGCCGCCAATCTTGGGGCATGGCTGCATGGCGCAAGCCTGCCCACCGGGGCCGCATCACTTCTGCTGGCGGACGCGCGGCTCGCGCTTGCGGCGTTGGCGTTGATGGCGACCTGCCTGATGATCGGCGCGTTCAACGCGATCGCGACCTTCCTCAATATGCGCGCGCCGGGCGTGACGCTGGCAAAGGCCGCACCCCTCGCTTGGGCCACTTCGCTGACCGGGATGGTGATCCTGACGGCCCTGCCAGTGATGATGGCCGCCGCCATGGATCCCGTTCCCAGCCTTCCCGCCCTGCGCGACATAGTCTGGGTCACCGGGCAGCCGCATCTGACGGCGCTGTGTCTTCTGACGCTGGGCGTGGCGTCCAGCCTGCTGCCCCCCCCTCGTCGCAGGGCGCTGGCGCAGGGCAGCCTCGGGATGATCGCGGCACTGGGACTTGTCTTGTGGTTGCAGCAGGTGCTGAACACCGGGCCGATGCCCGATGCACAGGCCATGTTCCGCCTTACCATCCTGATCGCTGCCCCCTTCGCGCTGCTGTTCGCCGGCGCGGGCTGGGGGTTGCCGCGCGGCCCGCAGGCCGTCTGGATCATCGGGATGATCGCCGCCACCGCCGCCGGCCTTCTTCCCTTGGCCGAGGATATGACCGCCCGCCTTCATGGGATCCTCGGCCTCGCCTCGGTCTTTGCGACCTTCGGGGCGACGATGCTGTGGTTTCCTGCGCTGACCGGACGGCACCTGCCGCCCCGCATGGCATATGGGCAGGCCGTGGCAATGGTCGCGGGGGGGCTTCTGACGCTCCTTCCCGCCGCGCAGCCCATGGCCACGATCGGCATGGCGCTGATGACGGGGGCCTTCATGGCCTTTCTCGGCATGGCCGCCTGGGCGTTGGCCTTCGGCCCCCGCGCGCCCACGGAAACGGCGGAGGCGCGCTCCGCCGCGCCCCAGATCAGCTGA
- a CDS encoding GatB/YqeY domain-containing protein, with protein MSTRDRLQDALKEAMRARDGDRLSTLRLINAAIKDRDIAARGEGQEAVSDADILAVLGRMVKQRQESARVYDEGGRPELAAKERSEIKVVEEFLPRRLSPDEVAAAIDAAVTATGATSLRDMGRVMAELKTRYTGQMDFAAVGPQVKARLS; from the coding sequence ATGAGCACCCGCGACCGACTGCAAGATGCGCTGAAAGAGGCGATGCGCGCCCGCGATGGTGACCGCCTGTCCACCCTGCGCCTGATCAACGCCGCCATCAAGGACCGCGACATCGCCGCGCGCGGCGAGGGGCAGGAGGCGGTGTCGGATGCCGACATTCTGGCCGTGCTGGGGCGGATGGTGAAGCAGCGTCAGGAAAGCGCGCGCGTCTATGACGAGGGCGGGCGGCCCGAGCTGGCCGCGAAGGAGCGGTCGGAGATCAAGGTGGTGGAGGAGTTCCTGCCGCGCCGCCTGTCGCCCGACGAAGTGGCGGCGGCGATCGATGCCGCCGTGACCGCCACGGGCGCAACCTCGCTTCGGGACATGGGGCGGGTGATGGCGGAGTTGAAGACGCGTTACACCGGCCAGATGGACTTTGCCGCCGTGGGGCCGCAGGTGAAGGCCCGGCTCAGCTGA
- the carA gene encoding glutamine-hydrolyzing carbamoyl-phosphate synthase small subunit produces the protein MEPQSKPTACLALADGTVFYGRGFGATGETVAELVFNTAMTGYQEVMTDPSYAGQIVTFTFPHIGNVGTTAEDDETADPVAAGMVVKWDPTEPSNWRATETLNEWLRLKGRIGIGGLDTRRLTRAIRQQGAPHAALAHDPDGNFDVPALVARAKAWAGLVGLDLARDVTCAQSYRWDEMRWAWPDGFKKREGEGLRVVAIDYGAKRNILRCLASAGCDVTVLPATATAEEVLALNPEGVFLSNGPGDPAATGEYAVPAIKGILERDIPVFGICLGHQMLALALGAQTVKMSHGHHGANHPVKDNETGKVEITSMNHGFTVDSQTLPAGVSETHVSLFDGSNCGIRMDGRPVFSVQYHPEASPGPQDSYHLFERFAEAMKTRRA, from the coding sequence ATGGAGCCGCAATCGAAACCCACCGCCTGCCTGGCGCTGGCCGATGGGACGGTCTTCTACGGACGCGGCTTCGGCGCGACCGGGGAAACGGTGGCCGAACTGGTGTTCAACACCGCCATGACCGGCTATCAGGAAGTGATGACCGATCCCTCCTATGCAGGTCAGATCGTCACCTTCACCTTCCCCCATATCGGCAATGTCGGCACCACGGCGGAAGACGATGAAACCGCCGATCCCGTCGCGGCGGGCATGGTCGTCAAATGGGACCCGACCGAGCCGTCGAATTGGCGCGCCACCGAAACGCTGAACGAATGGCTGCGGCTGAAGGGCCGGATCGGCATCGGCGGTCTCGACACCCGCCGCCTGACCCGCGCGATCCGCCAGCAGGGCGCACCCCATGCGGCCCTTGCGCACGATCCCGACGGCAATTTCGACGTGCCCGCCCTTGTGGCCCGCGCCAAGGCCTGGGCCGGTCTGGTCGGCCTCGACCTCGCGCGCGACGTGACCTGCGCGCAATCCTATCGCTGGGATGAAATGCGCTGGGCTTGGCCCGACGGGTTCAAGAAGCGCGAGGGCGAGGGCCTGCGCGTCGTCGCCATCGATTATGGTGCGAAGCGCAACATCCTGCGCTGCTTGGCCTCGGCCGGTTGCGACGTGACGGTCCTGCCCGCCACGGCCACCGCCGAGGAGGTGCTGGCCCTGAACCCCGAAGGCGTGTTCCTGTCGAACGGCCCCGGCGATCCGGCGGCCACGGGCGAATATGCCGTCCCGGCGATCAAGGGCATTCTGGAGCGTGACATTCCGGTCTTCGGCATATGCCTCGGCCACCAAATGCTGGCCCTCGCCCTTGGGGCGCAAACGGTGAAGATGAGCCACGGGCACCACGGCGCGAACCACCCCGTCAAGGACAATGAGACGGGCAAGGTGGAGATCACGTCGATGAACCACGGTTTCACCGTGGACAGCCAGACCCTGCCCGCCGGCGTTTCGGAAACCCATGTCAGCTTGTTCGACGGATCCAATTGCGGCATCCGCATGGATGGCCGCCCGGTCTTCTCGGTGCAGTATCACCCCGAGGCGAGCCCCGGCCCCCAGGACAGCTATCACCTGTTCGAGCGGTTTGCCGAGGCGATGAAGACCCGCCGCGCCTGA
- a CDS encoding glycosyltransferase: MSAQTLLFPGRKSENPVPRMRVQVADTLRQGGALDDDGVAAARAFAAEREVTFPRAVVALRLVADDTLYPLLAQHYGVRRIDPVAHPVDPRLTDRLGLDLCLQEGIIPWRDTGGMTIILAPLPEVYDRLRPQLQACFGPTVFALAPERAITMALLEARGPILATRAQSLTPDLYSCRHWNSSAVQEPVLLALILLVGFTILWPGAVLAAATIWAIMSLILCMALKAAAAIAAHRQALPAPPPPLIARLPDVSIIVALYREADIAERLVERLSRLDYPRDKLEILLAIEERDTLTRDALERAALPEWMRLAIVPHGKLKTKPRALNHALGLCRGSIIGIFDAEDAPAPDQIRRMVDRFHATPAEVACLQGVLDYYNPRTNWIARCFTIEYATLFRIILPGIQRMGLAIPLGGTTLYVRREALEKVGAWDAHNVTEDADLGLRLARFGYRTEVVNTVTHEEANCMPVAWVKQRSRWQKGYMMTWFVHMRAPMRLRAEIGARAFWGFQIMFFCALSQAILAPVLWSYWLLALGWSHPVTNALPTWTVIALVAMFLMTEAINITIGILAIRKTGHRMNPLWVPTLIFYFPLATLSVYKALWEMVRAPFYWDKTTHGHFG; encoded by the coding sequence ATGTCCGCCCAAACCCTCCTGTTTCCCGGTCGAAAATCGGAAAACCCCGTTCCGCGGATGCGTGTGCAGGTGGCGGACACGCTGCGGCAGGGCGGGGCCTTGGATGACGACGGCGTCGCGGCCGCCCGTGCATTCGCCGCCGAACGTGAGGTGACGTTCCCCCGCGCGGTCGTCGCCCTGCGGCTTGTGGCGGATGACACGCTCTATCCCCTTCTCGCACAGCATTACGGCGTGCGCCGGATCGATCCGGTCGCACATCCGGTGGACCCGCGCCTGACCGACCGTCTGGGCCTCGATCTGTGCCTGCAGGAGGGCATCATCCCGTGGCGCGACACGGGGGGAATGACGATCATCCTCGCGCCCCTGCCCGAGGTGTATGACCGCCTTCGCCCCCAGCTTCAGGCCTGTTTCGGCCCCACCGTCTTCGCCCTTGCCCCCGAACGGGCGATCACCATGGCCCTGTTGGAGGCGCGCGGCCCGATCCTTGCCACCCGCGCGCAATCCCTGACGCCCGACCTCTACAGCTGCCGCCACTGGAACAGCTCGGCCGTGCAGGAGCCGGTGCTGCTGGCGCTGATCCTGCTGGTGGGGTTCACCATCCTGTGGCCCGGCGCGGTGCTGGCGGCGGCGACGATCTGGGCCATCATGTCGCTGATCCTGTGCATGGCGCTCAAGGCCGCCGCCGCCATCGCCGCCCATCGCCAGGCCCTGCCTGCGCCGCCGCCGCCTCTCATCGCCCGCCTGCCCGACGTGTCGATCATCGTCGCCCTTTATCGCGAGGCCGACATCGCCGAACGTCTGGTCGAACGTCTGTCCCGACTGGATTACCCCCGCGACAAGCTGGAAATACTTCTGGCGATCGAGGAGCGGGACACCCTGACCCGCGATGCGCTGGAACGGGCCGCCCTGCCGGAATGGATGCGGCTGGCCATCGTCCCGCATGGCAAGCTCAAGACCAAGCCGCGCGCCCTGAACCACGCCCTCGGCCTTTGCCGCGGGTCGATCATCGGCATCTTCGACGCCGAGGATGCGCCCGCCCCCGACCAGATCCGCCGCATGGTGGACCGGTTCCACGCCACCCCCGCCGAGGTGGCCTGCCTGCAAGGGGTGCTCGATTACTACAACCCCCGCACCAACTGGATCGCGCGCTGCTTCACCATCGAATACGCCACGCTGTTCCGCATCATTCTGCCGGGCATCCAGCGCATGGGCCTTGCCATCCCCCTGGGCGGCACGACCCTCTATGTCCGGCGCGAGGCGTTGGAGAAGGTGGGCGCATGGGACGCCCACAACGTGACCGAGGATGCCGATCTGGGCCTGCGCCTCGCCCGCTTCGGCTACCGGACCGAGGTTGTGAACACCGTCACGCATGAAGAAGCGAACTGCATGCCGGTGGCATGGGTCAAGCAACGCTCGCGCTGGCAGAAGGGCTACATGATGACGTGGTTCGTGCATATGCGCGCCCCCATGCGTCTGCGGGCCGAAATCGGGGCGCGGGCGTTCTGGGGCTTTCAGATCATGTTCTTCTGCGCCCTGTCGCAGGCCATCCTCGCCCCGGTCCTGTGGTCCTATTGGCTGCTGGCGCTCGGCTGGTCGCATCCCGTCACCAACGCGCTGCCCACATGGACGGTCATCGCCCTTGTGGCCATGTTCCTGATGACCGAAGCGATCAACATCACCATCGGCATCCTCGCCATCCGCAAGACCGGACATCGGATGAACCCGCTTTGGGTGCCGACGCTGATCTTCTATTTCCCGCTGGCGACCTTATCGGTTTACAAGGCCTTGTGGGAAATGGTCCGCGCCCCGTTCTATTGGGACAAGACCACCCACGGCCATTTCGGCTAG